CAAAGCTGCGGCATAGGAAAAAATCTTGTAGATTGCTTCCCGCAAAGCTGCGGCGCATGAAAAAACTTGTAGATTGTTTCCCGCAAAGCTGCGGCATAGGAAAAATCTTGTAGATTGTTTCCCGCAAAGCTGCGACTCAGGAAAAAACTTGTAGATTGTTTCCCGCAAAGCTGCGGCATAGGAAAAATCTTGTAGATTGTTTCCCGCAAAGCTGCGGCATAGGAAAAAATCTTGTGGATTACTTCCCGCAGAGCTGCGACACAGGAAAAAACTTGTAGATTGTTTCCCGCAAAGCTGCGGCGCATGAAAAAACTTCTAAGCAAGCCTGTCGCAAAGCTGCGGCACGGTAAAAAATGTAACGATTGCTGTGTCTCATTCAGCAAAATAAGCCCAAAATGCTTACCCCCCAATCTCGGCCTCTATTCCGAATTTACTGAACACTGCCACTGCCCGGTTTTGTTCGGCCTCGGTGGGTTCATCCATATTTAGCGGGAGGTAGGACAAGCCCAGTTTGTTGTATTTGTTGGCAGCAATGGCGTGGTAAGGCAAAATATTTACCGGCGGCGTTTTTCCCGGCAGCCCGGCAATAAACGCAGCCATTTCGGTAAGCGTGTTATGGTCGGTATTTACATGCCTGATAAATGGCACGCGAATATTAATATTGGCTCCGCTTTTGGCCAGTGCTTTTAAATTTTTCAGAATTAAACGATTGCTAACACCTGTCCACTTTTTATGTTTAGCCTCGTCCATTAGTTTTAAATCGAACAGAAAAAGGTCGGTTTGTTGGGCCACTTCCAAAACTGTTTCGCTTGGTGCAAAACCACAGGTATCAACCGCCCGGTGCAATCCGTTTTCACCACAAGCTTTTAACATGGTCAATAAAAAATCGGGGTGCATTAGTGGCTCACCTCCCGAAAAAGTAACACCTCCGCCCGACTGCCTGATGTGGATACGTTCGCGCTCAACAATTGCCATTAGCTCCTGAACATCGTAAACACGGCCTGACATTTCGATGGCTTTGCTTGGGCAGGCATCGGCACAAATGCCACAAAGCGTACAAAGCCGGTAATCGGTTACAATACCTTGTGGCGTTAAGCTAAGGGCATCTTCGGGGCACAGTTTTACACACTCTTGCGCCCCAATACATTTGCTTGCTGTATACAGTTTCTGCACATTGGGCAACTGACTTTCGGGGTTATGGCACCACTTGCATTGCAAGGGGCAGCCTTTCAGAAAAAGGGTAATACGAATACCGGGGCCATCGTTTATGGCGTAGCGTTTTATGTCGAAAATTAATGGTTGATTCATTTTAAGTAGTGAGATTTGAGTAGTGAGTACTAAGATTTTCTCAATGCTCACTACTTTATACTAAAGATCTATAACACCTCATTCTGCGTGCGGTCAATCACTTCCTGCTGCAGGTCGGCATTCATATCGTTAAAATAATCGCTGTACCCGGCCATGCGCACCAGCAGGTCCTTATAATCTTCGGGGCACTTTTGGGCTGCCAGCAAAGTAGCCGTATCAACAATATTAAACTGAATATGGTGACCTCCCAACTCGAAATAGCTGCGGATTAAATGTCCCAGTTTCTCCACATCTTTATCGCGTTTAAGCAGGCTGGGCACAAAACGCAGGTTTAGCAATGTTCCCCCCGATTTCTTCTGATCGAGTTTTCCTAGCGAAC
Above is a genomic segment from uncultured Draconibacterium sp. containing:
- a CDS encoding glycyl-radical enzyme activating protein; the protein is MNQPLIFDIKRYAINDGPGIRITLFLKGCPLQCKWCHNPESQLPNVQKLYTASKCIGAQECVKLCPEDALSLTPQGIVTDYRLCTLCGICADACPSKAIEMSGRVYDVQELMAIVERERIHIRQSGGGVTFSGGEPLMHPDFLLTMLKACGENGLHRAVDTCGFAPSETVLEVAQQTDLFLFDLKLMDEAKHKKWTGVSNRLILKNLKALAKSGANINIRVPFIRHVNTDHNTLTEMAAFIAGLPGKTPPVNILPYHAIAANKYNKLGLSYLPLNMDEPTEAEQNRAVAVFSKFGIEAEIGG